Proteins from a genomic interval of Ictalurus furcatus strain D&B chromosome 2, Billie_1.0, whole genome shotgun sequence:
- the noxo1a gene encoding NADPH oxidase organizer 1a — MEERRSPINVRLLGVMHKEKSKLYMASVLWSDQSEIIVYRTLEEFRTLHIQLKKKCAASNVGPFKRSIRIVPKFKAEKVKRGIHKNYSKSLLRLKPLEEYCTALLSAHPSVSQSSELIQFLLPRPEDLTPEFSQNSIMVMPSEESLGRSFIPKSDAGVTQPFMTQVYRCIAAYETKDTKNRPFKVEVGEAVDVLIKDKAGWWLVENEAKCLAWFPAPYLENAEADDEAVDQEVGESALFVATKSYKSTKIDELSVEIGSVVEVLRKSNDGWWLARYNCRTGYIPAMYLQPYMNPQVKIINAQRGLQSSYLNLAQLQVAPSCSLMIPGHELSRSQCNLLQLPGGNLSLNDKAKSHSLNALADVHHVPPTIRVEPVEDNRARSLSGSSEESFSDSSSSSSSRSVHVDSPENIRQCKTPQPDHLNPTNGRLLPSTSEPNMFKLPGTPKIPPRPQAQEILKRCTTVTRKNISRSQMLSPSGDIYCR, encoded by the exons ATGGAAGAACGCAGATCCCCTATTAATGTTCGCCTTTTAGGAGTGATGCACAAGGAGAAGAGCAAA CTCTACATGGCTTCTGTTCTTTGGTCAGATCAAAGCGAGATCATCGTCTACAGAACGCTCGAGGAATTCAGAACATTGCAT ATTCAGCTTAAGAAGAAATGTGCAGCTTCAAATGTAGGTCCTTTTAAAAGGTCGATCAGGATTGTTCCTAAGTTTAAAG CTGAGAAAGTAAAGAGAGGCATTCACAAGAACTACAGTAAGTCCCTCCTGAGGCTGAAGCCGCTGGAAGAGTACTGCACGGCACTGCTGAGCGCTCATCCTTCTGTCTCTCAAAGCTCCGAGCTCATCCAATTTCTGCTTCCCAGACCAGAAGATCTGACACCAGAATTTTCCCagaacag CATTATGGTCATGCCGTCGGAAGAGTCTCTGGGCAGAAGCTTTATACCAAAATCAGATGCGGGTGTAACCCAGCCATTCATGACCCAGGTGTACCGATGCATCGCTGCCTATGAGACTAAGGACACAAAGAACCGGCCTTTCAAGGTTGAGGTGGGAGAGGCTGTGGATGTGCTCATCAAGGACAAAGCAG GCTGGTGGTTGGTTGAGAATGAGGCTAAATGCCTCGCCTGGTTTCCTGCCCCATACCTGGAGAACGCTGAGGCAGACGATGAAGCCGTGGATCAAGAAGTTGGAGAAA GTGCTCTCTTTGTTGCCACCAAAAGTTACAAATCCACAAAAATAGACGAACTGTCTGTGGAGATTGGATCTGTGGTTGAGGTTCTACGAAAATCGAATGACGGATGGTGGTTAGCGAG GTACAACTGCAGGACTGGTTACATCCCTGCCATGTACCTGCAACCATATATGAATCCACAGGTGAAAATAATTAACGCTCAGAGGGGGCTTCAAAGTTCTTACCTAAACTTGGCTCAGCTTCAGGTCGCTCCTAGCTGTTCTCTGATGATCCCAGGACATGAGCTCAGTCGTTCGCAGTGCAACCTCCTGCAGCTTCCAGGAGGCAACTTGAGTCTCAATGATAAGGCCAAATCACACTCGCTGAATGCTCTCGCAGATGTTCACCATGTGCCACCCACCATCAGAGTCGAGCCAGTGGAGGACAACAGGGCCAGGAGCTTGAGCGGCAGCAGTGAAGAAAGTTTTAGCGACAGTTCCAGCTCCTCGAGCAGTAGGTCTGTCCATGTGGACAGCCCTGAGAACATCCGGCAGTGTAAAACGCCCCAGCCCGACCACCTGAATCCCACCAATGGCAGGCTCTTGCCCAGCACATCTGAGCCCAACATGTTCAAGTTGCCTGGGACACCCAAAATTCCCCCCAGGCCTCAGGCGCAAGAGATCCTCAAACGGTGCACCACTGTGACACGTAAAAACATCTCCAGGAGCCAGATgctttctccatctggggacaTCTACTGCCGCTGA